The Clostridiisalibacter paucivorans DSM 22131 region TGAAATGCTAGTTCAAAAGAGGGAAAAGTTAGAACAGCTAAAAGAAATGGGAAAAAATCCTTTTAAAATTGAAAATTATCAAGTAAGTCATCATAGTAAATACATAATAGAGAATTTCAATAGCATGGAAGGGCAAGAGGTTACAATAGCTGGAAGAATAATGTCTAGAAGGGGACATGGAAAAGCAAGTTTTATGGATGTTCAAGATAGTGAAGGAAGGATACAGGCATTTTTAAATATTAATAATTTAGGTGAAGATGAATATAAATTGTTAAAATTATATGATATAGGAGATATAATTGGAATCAAAGGTGAAGTATTTAAGACTAAAAGGGGAGAAATATCTGTAAAAGCAAAGGAAGTGACATTGCTTACAAAATCTTTACAGATTTTGCCTGAAAAATTTCACGGATTAAAAGATCCTGATTTAAGATATAGACAGAGGTATGTAGATCTTATAGTGAATCCTGAAGTAAAGGAAACCTTTGTATTGAGATCTAAAATCTTGAAGGCTATAAAGGAATTTTTAGATAATAAAGGATTTTTAGAGGTTGATACGCCTATATTGAATACTATAGCTGGAGGTGCAACAGCAAAACCATTTATTACTCATCATAATACCTTAGATATAGATATGTATTTGAGGATTGCCAATGAGTTATATTTAAAGAGGCTTATAGTAGGAGGATTTGATAGAGTATATGAAATGGGCAGAATGTTCAGAAATGAAGGTATGTCCATAAAACATAACCCCGAATATACTGCAATAGAGTTATATCAAGCATATGCAGATTTTAATGATATGATGGAGATTACAGAAAATGTTGTGGCCTATGCAGCTAAGAAGGCATTGGGAACAACTAAAATAAATTATCAAGGTACAGATATAGATTTGACACCGCCATGGAATAGGATGACTATGGAAGAAGCAGTGAAGGAATATGCAGGAGTTGATTTTTCAGAAATAAATACTGATGAAGAGGCAATTAAGGTCGCTAAAGAAAAGGGCATAGAGATTACTGCTGGGATGAAGAGAGGGCATGTTATAAATGCACTATTTGAAGAATATGGTGAAGAACATCTAGTACAGCCAACATTTATTACTCACCATCCAGTTGAGGTCTCTCCATTGGCTAAAAGAGACCCAGAAGACCCAAGAAGAACTAAGAGATTTGAAGCATTTATGAACACTTGGGAAATTGCCAACGCGTTTTCAGAGTTAAATGATCCAATAGACCAAAAACAAAGATTTGAAGATCAGTTAAAACAGAGAGAAGCTGGCGATGAAGAGGCACATATGATGGATTTAGATTTTGTAAATGCATTAGAAGTAGGATTGCCTCCAACGGGAGGACTGGGAATTGGAATAGATAGATTGGTGATGGTTTTAACAGATCAATCGTCTATAAGAGATGTTATACTGTTCCCAACTATGAAACCTATGGATTAATTGTGATAGTATAGTTTTGTAAGAGATAGTTATAAGTTAGTAGGTAGTAGCTATAAGTTAGTAGTTAATGGTAGAAATCCTGTGGATTTTGTCATTGAGCTACTAACAACTAACTTTTTATGCTTTTGTTATATTTAATAATCTAGGCACCCTATTTATGGGTGTCTTTTTTGTAAACTTTAAGTAGACTAAGGACTGGGAACTGCCAACTATAACCTATATATATTTGTAGATATTTAGTATATTGGGTTATAATATAAACTATAGGAAAATAGGGGGGGTGAAATCTGTGTATACCCTTGAGGAATTAAAAAAATACTGCATTAATTGTAAAAAGTGTAATCTATGTAATGGAAGAACTAATGTAGTTTTTGGAGATGGAAATGGGAATGCAGATATAATGTTTATAGGAGAAGGCCCTGGATATAATGAGGATAAACAAGGCGTACCTTTTGTAGGGGCTGCAGGTAAACTTTTGGACAAGATGCTCAACGCTATAGGCCTAAAGAGGAGCGATATATATATAGCTAATATAGTTAAATGTAGGCCACCCAATAATAGAAATCCTTTAGAAGAAGAGAGTAAACAATGTATTGAGTACCTAAGGTGGCAGGTGAAAATCATTAATCCAAAGATTATTGTATGTCTAGGTGCAGTTTCTGCCAGACATATTATATCTCCAGATTTCAGAATAACTAAACAAAGAGGTCAATGGATCAAAAAAGGCAGATTTCATATAATGCCTACATATCATCCTGCTGCATTGCTGAGAGATGCGAATAAAAAAAAGTATGCATGGGAAGATTTTAAAGCTATAAAAGAAATGTATGAAGATTTGAAAAGCTAGAATTATAAAGAGTGAAGGTGATAATTGTGGATATAGTAGATATAAAAGATATATATGAATTCAACGATTATATATCTTATAGATTTAGTGATAAAGATATAGTCTTTGGAAAGGGAGAATATAGTAGTAAAATAATGCTGATAGGAGAGGCGCCTGGTGCAAAAGAAGTGGAATTAAAGGCACCTTTTGTAGGTCAGGCAGGTAAATATCTAGATGAATTTTTAGATATATTAGGAATTGAAAAAAAAGATATATATATAACTAATACGGTTAAATATAGGCCAACAAAGGCTAGTAAAAAAACTGGAAATGCTATAAATAGGCCACCTACAGCTAAAGAAATAAGAGAATGGA contains the following coding sequences:
- a CDS encoding uracil-DNA glycosylase encodes the protein MYTLEELKKYCINCKKCNLCNGRTNVVFGDGNGNADIMFIGEGPGYNEDKQGVPFVGAAGKLLDKMLNAIGLKRSDIYIANIVKCRPPNNRNPLEEESKQCIEYLRWQVKIINPKIIVCLGAVSARHIISPDFRITKQRGQWIKKGRFHIMPTYHPAALLRDANKKKYAWEDFKAIKEMYEDLKS
- a CDS encoding uracil-DNA glycosylase; the encoded protein is MDIVDIKDIYEFNDYISYRFSDKDIVFGKGEYSSKIMLIGEAPGAKEVELKAPFVGQAGKYLDEFLDILGIEKKDIYITNTVKYRPTKASKKTGNAINRPPTAKEIREWRKLLIKEIGIISPEIIVTLGNTPLGAVTGNLKSKITTYHGNIINHNINGVEYTLFPLYHPAAVIYRRNLKEVYIEDLNKLKGLLDTMNKKY
- the lysS gene encoding lysine--tRNA ligase, with translation MNNESNLNEMLVQKREKLEQLKEMGKNPFKIENYQVSHHSKYIIENFNSMEGQEVTIAGRIMSRRGHGKASFMDVQDSEGRIQAFLNINNLGEDEYKLLKLYDIGDIIGIKGEVFKTKRGEISVKAKEVTLLTKSLQILPEKFHGLKDPDLRYRQRYVDLIVNPEVKETFVLRSKILKAIKEFLDNKGFLEVDTPILNTIAGGATAKPFITHHNTLDIDMYLRIANELYLKRLIVGGFDRVYEMGRMFRNEGMSIKHNPEYTAIELYQAYADFNDMMEITENVVAYAAKKALGTTKINYQGTDIDLTPPWNRMTMEEAVKEYAGVDFSEINTDEEAIKVAKEKGIEITAGMKRGHVINALFEEYGEEHLVQPTFITHHPVEVSPLAKRDPEDPRRTKRFEAFMNTWEIANAFSELNDPIDQKQRFEDQLKQREAGDEEAHMMDLDFVNALEVGLPPTGGLGIGIDRLVMVLTDQSSIRDVILFPTMKPMD